AGAGCGCGGCGCCGGCTACAAGCGGCGACCTCCGACCCAGCGCATTCGGTACCACGACTCGTCCAGGCCCGAGATGATGACCCCGTGACCGCTCCGCCGGGCGTGGATGAAGCGCCCGTCCCCGATGTAGATCCCGTTGTGACCAAGCCCATCGAAGAAGACGACGTCGCCGGGCTCGAGCCGCTCCCGCGGGACGGGCGTGCCGTACCGGTACTGCTTCGCCGCGCTGTGGGGCAGCGCGACGCCCATGTGGGAGTAGACGTACATCACGAACCCGGAGCAGTCGAAGCCGAACGGGCTCGCGCCGCCCCACACGTACCGCGCGCCGAGGTGCCTCCTGGCGATGGCGACGACGCGCCGGGAGCGCGACGCCGACGACTCCGTCTCGGGTTGCTTGAGGACCGATGGCCCGGCGGCCGGCTCGAACATGTCGAGGGTCGCCAGCGGCTTCGCGCAGCCGAGCGCCGCGAGTACGAGAGCGAGCGCCAGGCCGCAGCCCGCCGCACCGGGAATCATCCGCCCCATGGCGCCCCTGCCGTGCAGCGCGCATGCCAAGGCCGCCTGGCCCGAAAGAGTC
This window of the Candidatus Methylomirabilota bacterium genome carries:
- a CDS encoding C40 family peptidase: MGRMIPGAAGCGLALALVLAALGCAKPLATLDMFEPAAGPSVLKQPETESSASRSRRVVAIARRHLGARYVWGGASPFGFDCSGFVMYVYSHMGVALPHSAAKQYRYGTPVPRERLEPGDVVFFDGLGHNGIYIGDGRFIHARRSGHGVIISGLDESWYRMRWVGGRRL